In a genomic window of Punica granatum isolate Tunisia-2019 chromosome 6, ASM765513v2, whole genome shotgun sequence:
- the LOC116212264 gene encoding pheromone-processing carboxypeptidase KEX1-like, which produces MIEDDYYTIVFHHGGLLVSEPQMEYIGGQIDSWDYVDIDRLEVNDGLRPLENDMDVRMLYSTIREKAQNREIHLYFEHEDDMVEDAASSENVVEHNEDEVKVIDGDSEDDDCGDSEDNAYKPRHKDEGGDNDDDENDADDEDDEDDEDEIVVDTGSDNPGCSGNPKKPKKQKWRACNGRPMYPNVEDVQRPHEARKIVDDDEGGYHSDHMESIRGDSDDEGRDEIKPPQFNEGAPF; this is translated from the exons ATGATTGAAGATGACTATTATACTATCGTTTTCCATCATGGGGGCTTGCTTGTGTCTGAACCCCAGATGGAGTACATTGGGGGACAAATTGATTCATGGGACTATGTGGACATTGATC GTTTAGAAGTAAATGATGGGCTAAGACCTCTTGAAAATGACATGGACGTTAGAATGCTTTACTCTACTATTCGTGAAAAAGCTCAAAACAGAGAAatacatttatattttgagCATGAGGATGACATGGTAGAGGATGCTGCCAGTAGTGAGAATGTTGTAGAGCATAATGAGGATGAAGTGAAAGTTATTGATGGAGATAGTGAAGATGATGACTGTGGAGACAGTGAAGATAATGCTTATAAACCAAGACATAAAGATGAGGGTGGAgacaatgatgatgatgagaatGATGcagatgatgaggatgatgaagatgatgaggatgaaATTGTTGTAGATACTGGAAGTGACAACCCAGGATGTTCTGGTAATCCAAAGAAGCCAAAGAAACAAAAGTGGAGGGCATGTAATGGTAGGCCTATGTATCCAAATGTTGAGGATGTTCAGAGGCCCCATGAGGCAAGAAAGAtagttgatgatgatgaagggGGTTACCATTCTGATCATATGGAAAGCATTAGAGGGGACAGTGATGATGAAGGACGAGATGAGATTAAGCCTCCACAATTCAATGAAGGAGCACCATTTTGA
- the LOC116211786 gene encoding polygalacturonase At1g48100-like → MKQNKSPTLLHLLCILLIAVLLTMHYVAPIEAKRGHGKKAAKPHKPSKHRGRHKADHGPSTGPAMAPPDKPSIFDVLSYGAKGDGESDDSKALVAAWKVACKVPSSTLRIPPELKFLIKPVTLQGPCASDLVLLIDGTLLAPPKVGSWPKSSWFQWLNFKWVQNFTIRGTGMVDGQGSNWWSLSDQVQHIQRKLKHVPHMKPTAVRFYSSYNVTVRDISIVNSPLCHLKFDNSAGVKVTNVTISSPGDSPNTDGIHLQNTRDAEIEHSNIGCGDDCVSIQTGCANVHVHHINCGPGHGISLGGLGKDKSVACVSNITVENSSLQSTMYGLRIKTWQGGLGSVENVSFSNVQVSNVKVPIAIDQYYCDKVYCRNQSKAVAITGVKFDQIVGTYAVQPIYLACSRNVPCTDVNLIGVQLKPSPRSEVGLRQTLCYNSYGKSTSPLLPSSIDGCLRSESGSIKRTLRSHEILCR, encoded by the exons ATGAAGCAAAACAAGAGCCCAACTCTACTGCACCTTCTCTGCATTCTTCTCATTGCCGTGCTGCTAACAATGCACTACGTAGCCCCGATCGAGGCTAAGAGGGGTCACGGGAAGAAGGCTGCCAAGCCTCACAAGCCCTCAAAGCATAGAGGCCGCCACAAGGCCGATCATGGTCCCTCGACGGGCCCTGCCATGGCACCTCCAGATAAGCCAAGCATTTTCGATGTCCTCTCTTATGGAGCCAAGGGTGATGGAGAGTCGGATGATTCTAAG GCACTCGTGGCTGCGTGGAAAGTGGCTTGCAAGGTCCCCTCGTCTACCTTGAGAATCCCACCAGAGCTCAAGTTCCTGATCAAGCCCGTCACTCTTCAGGGCCCTTGTGCCTCTGATCTTGTTCTGCTG ATAGATGGGACATTGTTAGCACCTCCGAAAGTTGGCTCATGGCCAAAGTCGAGCTGGTTCCAGTGGCTGAACTTCAAGTGGGTCCAAAACTTCACCATCCGTGGCACTGGTATGGTCGATGGTCAGGGCTCCAACTGGTGGAGTCTCTCCGATCAAGTGCAGCACATTCAG AGGAAATTAAAACATGTTCCTCATATGAAACCTACG GCCGTGAGATTTTATTCGAGCTACAATGTGACAGTCAGAGACATCAGCATCGTCAACAGTCCACTGTGCCATCTTAAGTTCGATAACTCTGCAGGTGTTAAGGTCACGAATGTTACAATCTCATCACCTGGTGACAGCCCTAACACGGACGGCATCCACCTGCAGAACACACGGGATGCCGAAATCGAACACTCAAACATCGGCTGTG GAGATGACTGTGTATCCATACAGACTGGTTGCGCCAACGTACATGTTCATCATATAAACTGTGGCCCTGGACATGGGATAAG CTTAGGAGGACTGGGCAAAGATAAAAGCGTTGCATGTGTGTCGAATATCACCGTTGAGAACAGTTCATTGCAGAGTACTATGTACGGTCTAAGGATCAAGACATGGCAG GGAGGGCTTGGATCTGTCGAGAACGTATCGTTCTCGAACGTGCAAGTCTCCAATGTGAAGGTCCCAATCGCGATAGACCAATACTATTGTGACAAGGTCTACTGCAGAAACCAGTCGAAAGCTGTCGCGATCACTGGCGTGAAGTTTGACCAGATCGTGGGTACCTATGCAGTCCAACCCATCTACCTCGCATGCAGTCGCAATGTCCCATGCACTGACGTGAACCTCATAGGTGTCCAGTTGAAGCCTTCCCCACGGTCCGAAGTGGGCTTGCGGCAGACACTGTGCTACAACTCGTATGGGAAGTCGACGTCTCCACTGCTTCCTTCGAGCATTGATGGATGCTTGAGGAGCGAGAGCGGCTCCATTAAGAGGACGTTGAGGTCTCACGAGATATTGTGCCGGTGA
- the LOC116212265 gene encoding uncharacterized protein LOC116212265, with protein MRKMPIWVQLRKIPLQYFHPKGISYLASAIGKPLFMDRATALRSRLEYAKVCIELDVDKEIPEFLNVDLGNNRSAEVLVDIPWLPDKCDHCKVFGHRCNSSTEVPPVAEITPNVQPAEENCPTVEATSPASPTTVEETRAAETTSRPAGKARERCIATEKASPAVVTTLTDQNEFLGDLISEKGKVPLSFELGEDEEGRKGVTSSDDDREIATIVKEARPGEQRQPRSASKGVVQAVLKVQGSRKSRLGKGGKPPK; from the coding sequence ATgaggaaaatgccaatctggGTTCAATTGCGGAAAATTCCTCTGCAGTACTTCCATCCCAAGGGCATTAGCTACTTAGCGAGTGCCATTGGTAAGCCTCTTTTCATGGACAGAGCTACTGCTCTCCGATCAAGATTGGAATATGCAAAGGTATGTATTGAATTGGATGTTGATAAGGAAATCCCGGAGTTTCTGAATGTTGATTTGGGTAATAATCGCTCAGCAGAAGTTCTAGTGGACATTCCTTGGTTGCCAGACAAATGTGACCACTGCAAGGTCTTTGGTCATCGATGCAATAGCTCAACGGAGGTACCACCAGTAGCTGAGATAACTCCAAACGTTCAGCCTGCTGAGGAGAACTGTCCTACTGTAGAAGCTACATCCCCTGCCAGCCCAACTACTGTAGAAGAGACTCGGGCTGCTGAGACAACATCTCGACCTGCTGGCAAGGCCCGAGAGAGATGTATCGCTACTGAGAAAGCTTCCCCTGCTGTTGTCACAACTCTCACTGACCAGAATGAGTTCCTGGGAGACTTGATTAGTGAAAAGGGTAAGGTCCCTTTATCGTTTGAACTAGGCGAGGATGAGGAAGGCCGTAAGGGGGTCACCAGCTCTGATGATGACCGGGAAATCGCTACAATAGTTAAAGAGGCTCGGCCGGGGGAACAGCGGCAACCTAGAAGTGCATCGAAAGGAGTAGTCCAGGCAGTCTTGAAAGTGCAAGGATCAAGGAAGTCAAGGTTGGGTAAGGGTGGTAAACCTCCCAAATGA
- the LOC116211194 gene encoding 2-phytyl-1,4-beta-naphthoquinone methyltransferase, chloroplastic: MKGDLLSMASLQLSPTNFPSCWPAPVRRRCQPVRCAAGERQALFDRIAPVYDNLNDLLSLGQHRIWKRMTISWSGAKLGDRVLDLCCGSGDLTFLLSEKVGSSGKVFGLDFSKEQLSVASSRQSLRARPCFENIEWIEGDALDLPFPDSYFDAITMGYGLRNVVDREKSMREMLRVVNSGSRISVLDFNKSLQPLSSSFRDWMIDNAIVPVASSYGLAEDYAYLKSSINDFLTGAELEKLALDAGFSNAQYYEIGAGLMGNLVATR; the protein is encoded by the exons ATGAAAGGAGATCTGCTGTCAATGGCTTCACTTCAGCTCTCTCCGACCAATTTTCCCAGTTGCTGGCCGGCCCCTGTCCGGCGCCGGTGCCAGCCGGTACGCTGCGCCGCGGGAGAAAGGCAGGCGCTCTTTGACCGAATTGCTCCTGTCTATGATAAT CTGAACGATCTGCTGAGCTTGGGGCAGCACCGGATATGGAAGCGCATGACCATTTCCTGGAGCGG AGCCAAACTGGGGGATCGTGTGTTGGACTTGTGCTGTGGAAGTGGGGACTTGACCTTTCTCTTGTCGGAAAAAGTCGGTTCCAGTGGCAAG GTGTTTGGTTTGGATTTCTCGAAGGAGCAGCTGTCGGTGGCTTCATCTCGGCAAAGTCTGCGTGCAAGACCATGTTTCGAGAACATTGA GTGGATTGAAGGCGATGCGCTCGATTTGCCATTTCCCGACAGCTACTTTGATGCCATCACTATGGGGTATGGGCTAAGAAATGTTGTAGATAGAGAAAAGAGTATGCGGGAGATGCTTCGAGTGGTGAACTCAG GATCCAGAATATCGGTTCTCGACTTCAATAAATCCTTGCAGCCACTTTCCTCCTCATTTCGG GACTGGATGATTGACAATGCGATTGTCCCAGTAGCATCAAGCTATGGTCTTGCCGAGGATTATGCATATTTGAAAAGCTCAATCAATGATTTCTTAACGG GTGCAGAGTTGGAAAAACTCGCATTGGATGCAGGGTTTTCGAATGCTCAATATTACGAGATTGGAGCCGGCCTCATGGGGAACTTAGTTGCTACACGGTAG
- the LOC116211193 gene encoding cysteine-rich receptor-like protein kinase 2, which produces MMTTMVRTSASLHLMVLIAAAILVYEPAEGDPRTQTVKMICSNQLEHNTTIFVPNFVAVMENISGQMRTKGYGQSIIGSGPDANYGLSQCYGDLSLLDCVLCYAEARSLLPQCYPYNGGRIFLDGCFMRAENYSFFQEYTGPNDTVVCGNQTRKSSSFENSARQAVARAVADAPGNNGYARTELARSGGVNESAYVLADCWRTLDPSSCRACLENASASILKCLPWSEGRALNTGCFMRYSDTNFLNKEPGKGSNRGTIIVIVVSVVSSLVVLAVGITIGVFIWKQRYIQKKRKGPDNAKRLVKILHDSSLNFKYSVLEKATGSFDGANKLGQGGFGTVYKGVLADGREIAVKRLFVNNRHRAEDFYNEVNIISSVEHRNLVRLLGCSCSGPESLLVYEFLPNKSLDRFIFDVNRGKALNWEKRLEIMMGTAEGLVCLHENPKIKIIHRDIKASNILLDSRLRAKIADFGLARSFQQDKSHTSTAIAGTLGYMAPEYLAHGQLTEKADVYSFGVLLLETVTGRQNNRGKNAEYSDSIITITWNHFQAGTVEELYDPNLMLNNYHNSRSIKNEVLRVIHIGLLCTQEAPTLRPTMSRVLLMLTKKDDELPAPSNPPFIDEKTMELNDSYEDHSYHPNKNASDSVATISTSSFYPR; this is translated from the exons ATGATGACGACGATGGTCCGAACGTCAGCTTCTCTCCACCTCATGGTCCTCATCGCGGCCGCGATATTGGTGTATGAACCAGCGGAAGGAGATCCGAGGACGCAGACGGTCAAGATGATTTGCTCCAACCAACTCGAGCACAACACCACCATCTTCGTGCCCAACTTTGTCGCCGTCATGGAGAACATAAGCGGACAGATGAGGACCAAAGGCTACGGACAGTCGATTATAGGCTCCGGCCCCGACGCCAACTACGGGCTCTCCCAGTGCTATGGGGACCTCTCGCTTCTCGACTGCGTCCTCTGCTATGCCGAGGCACGTTCCCTCCTCCCCCAGTGCTATCCATACAATGGGGGACGGATATTCCTGGACGGATGCTTCATGCGGGCCGAGAACTACAGCTTCTTTCAGGAGTACACCGGACCCAATGACACGGTTGTATGCGGGAACCAGACGAGGAAGAGTTCTTCATTTGAGAATTCCGCGAGGCAGGCTGTGGCCCGCGCTGTGGCAGACGCACCAGGCAATAATGGTTATGCCAGGACAGAGTTGGCCAGGTCTGGTGGTGTAAATGAGTCGGCCTACGTGCTCGCCGATTGCTGGAGGACACTGGACCCGAGTTCGTGCAGGGCTTGCCTGGAGAACGCGTCCGCTTCGATACTCAAGTGCTTGCCCTGGTCCGAGGGGCGGGCACTGAACACCGGCTGCTTCATGAGGTACTCGGACACGAACTTCCTCAATAAGGAACCCGGAAAGGGGAGCAACAGAG GGACTATAATCGTGATCGTGGTGTCGGTCGTTAGCTCCCTCGTGGTCTTGGCAGTCGGAATAACGATCGGAGTTTTCATCTGGAAGCAGAGATACATccagaagaaaaggaaag GCCCGGACAATGCGAAAAGGCTGGTGAAGATACTTCACGACAGCAGCTTGAACTTTAAGTACTCTGTGCTCGAGAAGGCAACAGGATCTTTCGACGGTGCCAACAAACTCGGGCAAGGCGGGTTCGGGACAGTTTACAAG GGAGTTCTTGCTGATGGTAGGGAGATCGCTGTTAAGAGGCTCTTCGTCAACAACAGACACCGAGCAGAGGACTTCTACAATGAGGTGAACATCATTAGCAGCGTGGAACACAGAAACCTCGTGCGGTTGTTGGGCTGCAGCTGTTCCGGACCCGAAAGCCTTCTCGTCTATGAGTTTTTGCCTAACAAGAGTCTCGATCGTTTCATTTTCG ATGTAAACCGAGGGAAGGCGTTGAACTGGGAGAAGAGACTAGAGATAATGATGGGGACAGCGGAGGGTTTAGTCTGTCTCCACGAGAATCCGAAGATCAAGATCATTCATCGGGACATAAAGGCGAGTAACATCTTGCTTGATTCAAGGCTCCGGGCTAAAATAGCCGATTTCGGGCTGGCAAGATCATTCCAACAAGACAAGAGCCACACCAGCACAGCAATTGCAGGAACTCT GGGTTATATGGCTCCAGAGTACCTTGCTCACGGTCAATTGACGGAGAAGGCAGATGTCTACAGCTTCGGTGTGCTACTGTTAGAGACAGTAACAGGAAGGCAAAACAACAGAGGCAAAAATGCTGAATACTCGGACAGCATCATCACTATC ACATGGAACCATTTCCAAGCCGGTACAGTGGAGGAACTCTACGACCCGAACCTAATGTTAAACAACTACCACAACAGCAGAAGCATCAAGAACGAGGTTCTAAGAGTGATCCACATAGGATTGCTCTGCACCCAAGAAGCTCCTACCTTGCGACCTACGATGTCTAGAGTTCTGCTGATGCTGACAAAGAAGGACGACGAGCTCCCAGCGCCCTCAAACCCACCCTTTATAGATGAGAAGACCATGGAACTTAATGACTCCTACGAGGACCACTCTTATCACCCAAACAAAAACGCTTCCGACTCTGTTGCTACCATCTCCACCAGTTCTTTCTACCCTAGGTGA